From Pedobacter indicus, a single genomic window includes:
- a CDS encoding FKBP-type peptidyl-prolyl cis-trans isomerase, giving the protein MKKINFLFIALIIGLGFTSCMKDNDIEPYDPDKYFTLEAPILRNYVDTAEGLEGAILDETGIWYKIVEPGLVDPEDDDFYEYNFNSNNQLESPRITVNYEGRLVSNSLVFDDGEEATFSLGTLLGGWLVAFLPENMKDRNGDIVLDQNGDPAKYGLTELGLQKGAIIRIVLPSPYGYQSQAQGDVPANSPLDFYIEVLEVQPPSPY; this is encoded by the coding sequence ATGAAAAAAATTAACTTTCTTTTTATTGCTTTGATCATTGGTTTGGGCTTTACAAGCTGTATGAAGGATAATGATATAGAGCCTTATGATCCTGATAAGTATTTCACATTAGAAGCTCCGATACTAAGAAACTATGTTGACACAGCTGAAGGACTTGAAGGTGCAATTCTTGATGAAACAGGAATATGGTATAAAATCGTTGAACCCGGTTTGGTAGATCCTGAAGATGACGATTTCTATGAATATAATTTTAATAGCAATAATCAATTAGAATCACCACGAATTACAGTCAATTACGAAGGTAGACTGGTTTCAAACAGTTTAGTATTTGATGATGGTGAAGAAGCAACATTTTCTCTCGGAACATTATTGGGAGGGTGGTTAGTTGCCTTTTTACCTGAAAACATGAAAGATCGCAATGGCGATATTGTTCTTGACCAGAATGGAGACCCAGCAAAATATGGCTTAACTGAACTTGGTTTGCAAAAAGGAGCAATTATTCGCATTGTATTACCGTCCCCATACGGATATCAATCACAGGCTCAAGGAGACGTTCCTGCGAACTCTCCACTGGATTTTTACATCGAAGTTTTGGAAGTACAACCGCCTTCACCATACTAA
- a CDS encoding FKBP-type peptidyl-prolyl cis-trans isomerase, translating into MIFSSCDKKEYQTIVELDEENIQAYIRKNNLTNVVPFGNTGMYYQVLEEGTGAPLNYDSKIPLVYSFITHDGSYQAIDTFSMANRYADFLGYFPYGSSVANGNSGSPLDKEEGLKLVLHDALKNAGGKIRVLVPSRLAYGRNGSKLVGSNMSLDYTIHAIDPETLPEYESYVIEKYIPTINGMQVADFEKSETGVYYNILEPGTGDVVSETSTVKLGYALRLLNGNILEESSTDSTSLTLSNTIDGWKEVLPKLKAGGKVRMIVPSSQAYGTAGNSGSSSGGGGIPPFSPLDFEVKIKSVND; encoded by the coding sequence ATGATATTTAGCTCCTGCGATAAAAAAGAGTATCAAACGATTGTTGAACTTGATGAGGAAAATATACAGGCTTACATCAGGAAGAATAATTTGACGAACGTTGTTCCGTTCGGAAATACGGGAATGTACTATCAGGTTCTTGAAGAGGGCACCGGTGCCCCGCTAAATTATGATAGCAAGATTCCATTAGTATATTCATTTATCACCCACGATGGTAGTTACCAGGCTATAGATACTTTTAGCATGGCCAACCGATATGCTGATTTTTTAGGTTATTTTCCCTATGGATCCTCTGTGGCAAATGGTAATTCGGGCTCGCCGCTAGATAAAGAAGAGGGTTTAAAGTTGGTATTGCACGATGCTTTGAAGAATGCGGGCGGAAAGATACGTGTGCTCGTCCCTTCTCGTTTAGCATATGGACGCAATGGTTCTAAGTTGGTCGGTTCAAACATGAGCTTAGATTATACAATCCATGCGATCGATCCCGAGACTTTGCCAGAATATGAATCGTACGTCATCGAAAAATATATTCCCACGATCAACGGCATGCAGGTAGCTGATTTCGAAAAAAGTGAGACAGGAGTATATTATAATATTTTGGAGCCAGGAACTGGGGATGTCGTGTCTGAGACCTCAACGGTTAAATTGGGATATGCGTTGAGATTATTGAATGGTAATATCTTAGAAGAATCTTCAACAGACTCGACCTCATTAACATTATCCAATACAATTGATGGCTGGAAGGAAGTACTCCCAAAACTGAAAGCAGGAGGTAAGGTTCGTATGATTGTGCCTTCGAGCCAAGCCTATGGGACAGCAGGTAATTCAGGTAGTAGTAGCGGTGGTGGAGGTATACCTCCCTTTTCACCTTTAGACTTTGAAGTGAAAATTAAATCGGTCAACGATTAA